From Glycine max cultivar Williams 82 chromosome 11, Glycine_max_v4.0, whole genome shotgun sequence, the proteins below share one genomic window:
- the ARI7 gene encoding ariadne A subfamily protein ARI7 isoform 1 (isoform 1 is encoded by transcript variant 1) — protein MDVYASSDEDYHYDSDHEDSVEAYENDENYALLSSKGTTTKVITKESLLAAQKEDLRRVMDMLSVREQHARTLLIFHRWDVENLFEVLVDKGKSFLFAEAGVSVDEHRNSDSPVPPAFMCYICMEEVPSSKTTRMDCGHCFCNGCWIEHFIVKINEGQSKRIRCMEHKCNSICDDAVVRTLLSREHPHMAEKYERFLLESYIEDNKRVKWCPSTPHCGNAIRVEDDELCEVECSCGVQFCFSCLSEAHSPCSCLMWELWAKKCRDESETVNWITVHTKPCPKCHKPVEKNGGCNLVSCICGQAFCWLCGGATGREHTWSSIAGHSCGRYKEQEKTAERAKRDLYRYMHYHNRYKAHTDSFKIESKLKETIQGKIAISEEKDSTLRDYSWVNNGLSRLFRSRRVLSYSYAFAFYMFGDELFKDEMTDAQREIKQNLFEDQQQQLEANVEKLSKILEEPFETFSDDKVVEIRMQILNLSTIIDKLCQKMYECIENDLLGSLNLGIHSIAPYKSKGIERASELSVGWNNKVNNTV, from the exons ATGGACGTTTACGCGAGCAGCGACGAAGATTACCATTACGACTCCGACCACGAGGACTCCGTCGAGGCCTACGAAAACGACGAGAATTACGCCTTGCTCTCTTCCAAGGGCACCACTACTAAG GTGATTACAAAGGAATCACTGCTAGCTGCACAG AAGGAGGATTTGCGCAGAGTGATGGACATGCTATCGGTGAGAGAGCAACATGCTCGGACGCTGCTTATTTTTCATCGTTGGGATGTGGAGAATCTGTTTGAAGTGTTAGTAGACAAGGGGAAATCATTTCTCTTTGCTGAAGCTGGTGTTAGTGTGGATGAACATCGCAACTCTGACTCACCTGTTCCTCCTGCATTCATGTGCTACATCTGTATGGAGGAAGTTCCTAGTAGCAAAACAACGAGAATGGACTGCGGTCACTGCTTTTGCAACGGCT GTTGGATAGAGCACTTTATTGTCAAGATAAATGAGGGTCAAAGTAAGCGCATTAGATGCATGGAACACAAGTGCAATTCCATATGTGATGATGCCGTTGTAAGAACTCTACTCAGTAGAGAGCACCCTCATATGGCAGAGAAATATGAACGCTTTCTGCTTGAATCTTACATTGAAGACAATAAGAGAGTTAAATGGTGCCCCAGCACACCTCATTGTGGGAATGCAATACGGGTCGAGGATGATGAACTGTGTGAGGTAGAATGTTCATGTGGTgtacaattttgttttagttgttTGTCAGAAGCACACTCCCCTTGTTCATGTCTGATGTGGGAGCTTTGGGCTAAGAAGTGCCGAGATGAATCAGAAACAGTTAATTGGATAACTGTTCATACAAAACCATGTCCAAAGTGTCACAAACCAGTGGAGAAGAATGGTGGTTGTAACTTGGTTAGCTGTATCTGTGGCCAAGCATTTTG TTGGTTGTGTGGTGGAGCTACTGGCCGAGAGCATACTTGGTCAAGTATAGCTGGTCATAGCTGTGGTCGATACAAAGAGCAAGAAAAGACAGCTGAACGTGCAAAGAGGGATCTATATCGTTATATGCATTATCATAACCGATATAAAGCTCACACAGACTCCTTTAAGATTGAAAGTAAACTGAAAGAGACTATACAAGGGAAGATTGCCATTTCAGAAGAAAAAGATTCTACACTCAGAGATTATAGCTGGGTAAATAATGGACTCTCCAGACTTTTCAGATCTAGGCGAGTCCTATCATATTCATATGCATTTGCATTTTATATGTTTGGAGATGAGCTTTTTAAGGATGAAATGACAGATGCTCAACGGGAAATAAAACAGAACTTATTTGAGGATCAACAGCAACAGCTTGAGGCAAATGTTGAAAAGCTCTCTAAAATTTTGGAGGAGCCTTTTGAAACCTTTTCAGATGATAAGGTTGTTGAGATAAGGATGCAGATACTCAACCTTTCAACAATTATTGACAAACTTTGTCAAAAAAT GTATGAATGCATTGAGAATGATCTATTGGGTTCTCTCAATCTTGGCATTCATAGTATTGCTCCATACAAGTCAAAGGGCATCGAGAGGGCATCAGAACTTTCAGTTGGCTGGAACAACAAAGTCAATAATACTG TTTGA
- the ARI7 gene encoding ariadne A subfamily protein ARI7 isoform 2 (isoform 2 is encoded by transcript variant 2), producing MDVYASSDEDYHYDSDHEDSVEAYENDENYALLSSKGTTTKVITKESLLAAQKEDLRRVMDMLSVREQHARTLLIFHRWDVENLFEVLVDKGKSFLFAEAGVSVDEHRNSDSPVPPAFMCYICMEEVPSSKTTRMDCGHCFCNGCWIEHFIVKINEGQSKRIRCMEHKCNSICDDAVVRTLLSREHPHMAEKYERFLLESYIEDNKRVKWCPSTPHCGNAIRVEDDELCEVECSCGVQFCFSCLSEAHSPCSCLMWELWAKKCRDESETVNWITVHTKPCPKCHKPVEKNGGCNLVSCICGQAFCWLCGGATGREHTWSSIAGHSCGRYKEQEKTAERAKRDLYRYMHYHNRYKAHTDSFKIESKLKETIQGKIAISEEKDSTLRDYSWVNNGLSRLFRSRRVLSYSYAFAFYMFGDELFKDEMTDAQREIKQNLFEDQQQQLEANVEKLSKILEEPFETFSDDKVVEIRMQILNLSTIIDKLCQKMYECIENDLLGSLNLGIHSIAPYKSKGIERASELSVGWNNKVNNTGVTEELDRPSGSGSSDDNGCSSRKRARKEGLGGGGFFDLNLPAEFVDRN from the exons ATGGACGTTTACGCGAGCAGCGACGAAGATTACCATTACGACTCCGACCACGAGGACTCCGTCGAGGCCTACGAAAACGACGAGAATTACGCCTTGCTCTCTTCCAAGGGCACCACTACTAAG GTGATTACAAAGGAATCACTGCTAGCTGCACAG AAGGAGGATTTGCGCAGAGTGATGGACATGCTATCGGTGAGAGAGCAACATGCTCGGACGCTGCTTATTTTTCATCGTTGGGATGTGGAGAATCTGTTTGAAGTGTTAGTAGACAAGGGGAAATCATTTCTCTTTGCTGAAGCTGGTGTTAGTGTGGATGAACATCGCAACTCTGACTCACCTGTTCCTCCTGCATTCATGTGCTACATCTGTATGGAGGAAGTTCCTAGTAGCAAAACAACGAGAATGGACTGCGGTCACTGCTTTTGCAACGGCT GTTGGATAGAGCACTTTATTGTCAAGATAAATGAGGGTCAAAGTAAGCGCATTAGATGCATGGAACACAAGTGCAATTCCATATGTGATGATGCCGTTGTAAGAACTCTACTCAGTAGAGAGCACCCTCATATGGCAGAGAAATATGAACGCTTTCTGCTTGAATCTTACATTGAAGACAATAAGAGAGTTAAATGGTGCCCCAGCACACCTCATTGTGGGAATGCAATACGGGTCGAGGATGATGAACTGTGTGAGGTAGAATGTTCATGTGGTgtacaattttgttttagttgttTGTCAGAAGCACACTCCCCTTGTTCATGTCTGATGTGGGAGCTTTGGGCTAAGAAGTGCCGAGATGAATCAGAAACAGTTAATTGGATAACTGTTCATACAAAACCATGTCCAAAGTGTCACAAACCAGTGGAGAAGAATGGTGGTTGTAACTTGGTTAGCTGTATCTGTGGCCAAGCATTTTG TTGGTTGTGTGGTGGAGCTACTGGCCGAGAGCATACTTGGTCAAGTATAGCTGGTCATAGCTGTGGTCGATACAAAGAGCAAGAAAAGACAGCTGAACGTGCAAAGAGGGATCTATATCGTTATATGCATTATCATAACCGATATAAAGCTCACACAGACTCCTTTAAGATTGAAAGTAAACTGAAAGAGACTATACAAGGGAAGATTGCCATTTCAGAAGAAAAAGATTCTACACTCAGAGATTATAGCTGGGTAAATAATGGACTCTCCAGACTTTTCAGATCTAGGCGAGTCCTATCATATTCATATGCATTTGCATTTTATATGTTTGGAGATGAGCTTTTTAAGGATGAAATGACAGATGCTCAACGGGAAATAAAACAGAACTTATTTGAGGATCAACAGCAACAGCTTGAGGCAAATGTTGAAAAGCTCTCTAAAATTTTGGAGGAGCCTTTTGAAACCTTTTCAGATGATAAGGTTGTTGAGATAAGGATGCAGATACTCAACCTTTCAACAATTATTGACAAACTTTGTCAAAAAAT GTATGAATGCATTGAGAATGATCTATTGGGTTCTCTCAATCTTGGCATTCATAGTATTGCTCCATACAAGTCAAAGGGCATCGAGAGGGCATCAGAACTTTCAGTTGGCTGGAACAACAAAGTCAATAATACTG GTGTAACAGAAGAACTTGATCGACCATCTGGATCAGGGAGTTCAGACGATAATGGATGTTCTTCTCGTAAACGTGCTAGAAAAGAGGGTCTTGGAGGTGGTGGTTTTTTTGATCTAAACTTGCCAGCAGAGTTTGTAGACAGAAATTGA